From one Coffea eugenioides isolate CCC68of chromosome 11, Ceug_1.0, whole genome shotgun sequence genomic stretch:
- the LOC113751647 gene encoding uncharacterized protein LOC113751647 — translation MASSRINEYRSIRSAAYRAVLEGKKQSVENFRSFWREEGVKPLDKFGDTVLHFLAIYGNEDAFRLLLQDGLLTSENLKAKNVNGDTALHEAARFGHKDVAEIMLRTEKDLAFESNKLGETPLFVAAACGKKEVFSLLEKYIGDCMMRRNDGCTILHAAVIGKCYSLAIGISESYPDLAGKRNEKGKTALHLLAAKPESFRSGSAYTLRGLGMKSLIPLHILRTIIYCCVPVLYKESQPVKSAEEPSNSASIHKLSRRSSFANYILGFPWLKEIDDARQSHAGAVMLAEKLIRREDWSHYVHTEFKVLEGSQFGISPEKKNRMPDPLIQATRLGIIEVVQEILSVYPEAAYTFDGKGRNILQIAVEEEKWFLYDYLMTSGTNMDRMLSAIDHEGNSIIHLAAHQESPPSTPPGVLEMMWEVLWFKRVQYDSYPYLWQLQNSDGKTAKQVFETNHASLREKAEETVRALANTVLIVSVLIGTINFAAIFTVPGGFDQTTGEAIFLKNRRWEFSLLMFYLAGGLFSSVFTMGTLLVIIFLRFETEDFYVSLPCYYVMNIISIFYSAVLAIVACCQALIVQKVVITDFRPLVVFFFIYGLMALVLMETSYVIFDYAYHLIRYCLCYRGQES, via the exons CAACGAGTATCGGAGCATCCGATCTGCTGCTTATAGAGCAGTAttagagggaaaaaaacagtCAGTAGAAAACTTTCGCAGTTTCTGGAGGGAAGAAGGTGTGAAACCACTTGATAAATTTGGTGATACTGTTCTCCATTTTCTGGCCATTTACGGAAATGAGGATGCCTTCAGATTACTTCTCCAGGATGGTCTTTTGACCAGTGAAAATCTGAAGGCAAAGAATGTTAATGGCGACACTGCATTGCATGAAGCGGCAAGATTTGGCCACAAGGATGTTGCAGAGATCATGTTAAGGACAGAAAAGGATTTAGCGTTCGAGAGCAACAAACTGGGTGAAACCCCTCTTTTTGTGGCTGCTGCATGTGGGAAAAAGGAAGTTTTCTCACTTCTGGAAAAGTACATCGGTGATTGCATGATGAGGAGGAATGATGGATGCACAATCCTTCATGCTGCTGTCATTGGAAAATGTTACA GTTTGGCAATTGGCATATCGGAGTCGTATCCTGATCTTGCTGGCAAAcgtaatgaaaaaggaaaaactgcTTTACATCTTTTGGCTGCAAAACCAGAGTCCTTCAGGAGTGGTTCTGCCTACACGCTCAGAGGTCTTGGGATGAAGTCCCTCATTCCTCTGCATATACTCCGAACTATAATCTATTGTT GTGTTCCAGTCTTGTACAAGGAATCGCAACCTGTCAAAAGTGCAGAAGAACCAAGCAATTCAGCTTCCATTCACAAATTGAGCAGAAGATCTTCTTTTGCCAATTATATCTTGG GTTTTCCTTGGCTTAAAGAAATTGATGATGCAAGGCAAAGCCATGCAGGTGCAGTAATGCTTGCAGAAAAGTTAATCAGAAGAGAAGATTGGAGCCATTATGTGCATACAGAGTTCAAAGTTCTTGAAGGCAGCCAGTTCGGGATATCaccagaaaagaaaaataggatgCCAGATCCACTAATACAAGCAACGAGACTAGGCATCATTGAGGTAGTTCAGGAAATCCTCAGTGTCTACCCTGAAGCTGCATATACCTTCGATGGAAAAGGAAGGAATATACTGCAAATTGCAGTGGAGGAGGAAAAATGGTTCTTGTACGACTACTTGATGACTAGTGGTACTAACATGGACAGGATGCTAAGTGCTATTGATCACGAAGGAAATAGCATTATACATCTCGCAGCACACCAGGAATCCCCTCCCAGCACTCCCCCTGGAGTTTTGGAAATGATGTGGGAAGTCCTCTGGTTTAAG CGGGTTCAATATGACTCTTATCCATATCTCTGGCAACTGCAAAATTCTGATGGGAAGACAGCAAAGCAAGTATTTGAGACGAACCATGCAAGTCTACGTGAAAAGGCTGAGGAAACTGTGAGAGCATTGGCCAACACTGTGTTGATTGTGTCTGTCCTCATTGGTACCATAAACTTTGCTGCAATTTTTACTGTACCTGGAGGTTTCGATCAAACGACTGGAGAGGCCATTTTTCTCAAGAACCGGCGCTGGGAATTCAGCTTGTTGATGTTCTACTTAGCAGGAGGGCTGTTCTCCTCTGTGTTCACCATGGGGACCCTGCTTGTGATTATCTTTTTGCGATTTGAAACCGAGGATTTTTATGTTTCCCTGCCCTGCTACTATGTGATGAACATAATTTCCATCTTCTACTCCGCGGTCCTCGCAATCGTAGCATGTTGCCAAGCATTAATAGTGCAGAAGGTTGTGATTACTGACTTCAGACCCCTTGTGGTGTTCTTCTTTATCTATGGTCTGATGGCCCTTGTGCTCATGGAAACGTCGTATGTGATATTCGACTATGCGTATCACCTAATTCGTTACTGCCTTTGTTATAGAGGGCAAGAATCTTAA